A genomic stretch from Helianthus annuus cultivar XRQ/B chromosome 1, HanXRQr2.0-SUNRISE, whole genome shotgun sequence includes:
- the LOC110883461 gene encoding monosaccharide-sensing protein 1-like, producing the protein MAISINPDVESNHENGNLSVDETNDNVKTPLLSLNSTSVDKDMIAPVSRSMLNTDQPSESNSVIGIGGGWQLAYTKTEVGKKAGGLQRIYLHQEGGAESRRGSIASLPVADDGDGVRASALVSRSVLCLDDTMGQNPIQSGLIKPQQSTKDVTSWADLSKLVLNKH; encoded by the coding sequence ATGGCGATCAGCATAAACCCGGATGTAGAGAGTAATCACGAAAATGGGAACTTATCCGTGGACGAAACTAATGATAATGTAAAAACCCCGTTGCTATCGCTTAATTCAACTAGTGTAGATAAAGACATGATTGCTCCGGTTTCTAGGAGTATGTTAAACACAGATCAGCCTAGCGAGTCGAATAGTGTGATAGGgattggtggtgggtggcagttGGCGTATACAAAGACCGAAGTCGGGAAGAAAGCGGGCGGGTTGCAGCGGATTTACTTGCACCAGGAGGGTGGTGCAGAATCCAGACGCGGGTCCATTGCTTCACTCCCGGTTGCGGATGATGGTGACGGGGTTCGGGCCTCGGCTCTTGTTAGTAGATCAGTTCTTTGTTTAGATGATACGATGGGTCAGAACCCGATTCAGTCGGGTCTGATCAAACCACAACAGTCTACTAAAGATGTGACAAGTTGGGCTGATCTTTCCAAGCTGGTATTAAACAAGCATTGA